The genomic window ATGGAGATCGTCCGCCAAGCTTGCGATTGACGTGCGCTTGCTGAGGATACTGGCATCGTACGTATAGACAAAGACGTCCGTCTTAGCGAACGCATTCTCGTTGTCGACGGGGATTAGCGCAGGCCAGTACGCACCCGAACGTTTGTTGAACCAAGTATCGGCGTCTCCGCCCAGTCCGTGGATGAAGACGATCACGGGCTGATCGACTGCCGATGCCTTGCTACCCGAAATGAAACCGGCCTTGTGATCACCGTTGGTGCTGTCACTGGTTCGCTCGCCCATTCCTGTGCAACCGCACAGCAGTGCAACCACGAACAAAATGATGAATCTGACACTTGTCATACGCTGAGCCATGTCTATCCCGTAGATCAAACTTCAAACGCCACGCTGCCACAATTCATCCGAACTTCTGCTTCATTATGCCATAAGGGTTGAGTCGCCCCGGCCCCCGTAGACACTCCGAAGCCTTAAACAGAGGGCCCTTGGAGGGGGTGTCATGAGCAGCAATCGTTACCCGGAAGAATTCAAGATTGGAGCGGTCAAGCAAATCACCGAACGAGGTTATCCGGTCGCCGAAGTTGCGGCCCGAATAGGGCCTCGCAGCACAGCCTGTATGAGTGGGTGAAGCGTTACAGCGTGCCGGAACCGGAACGACTCGAAACGCAGAGCCAGTCCGCTGAAATCCATAAATTGAAGGCCGAACTGCGCCGTATGACCGAGGAGCGCGACATTCTTAAAAAGGCCGCCGCGTACTTTGCCAAGGAGTCCCGGTAAGGTACCCGTTCATCCGTGCGCACGAAGGCAGCACCCTGTCCGCCGGCTGTACCAGATGATGGTCGTGCATCCCAGCGGCTACTACGTCTGGAAAGCCAATCCGACCTCGGCCCGAAAGAAGGAAGATCAACGTCTCTCGGGACTGATCAAGCAGTCCTGGCTGGAGAGCGGTGGTGTCTATGGCTACCGCAAGATCACCGAGGAACCGTGCGCAGCGCTGCTGACCTCGCCGCACAGCCGGACCGTGGCATCGTTCAGGACGATCTCGATCCGAGACGCCGTTACGCCCGGATCGGGCGGGTGCAACATCGGAGCGGCCTGCGCCGGGAGTAGTTTCACCGAAGCTTCCGGCGCCGTTCCAGCAACTGGAGCGGCAGTGCCAAGCGCACCAAACTTGCCAGCGCGATAGTGGCGGCGCCACTTGAATAGCAGATTGGCATTGACGCCGTGCGCCGTGCAAGCTTCGCCACCGAGACCCCGTCAACGCACGCCAATGTCGCCAGCCGGCGCTTGAAGTCGATCGGATGATCCGGGCAACCCTTGCGGCTCACCTTCGAGATGCCTGTCCTCAAAGTAGTCCCCACCAGTTTTTTGGTGGGCACCACTCTGGATCAATCTACTCACGCACGAAAGCCGGTGGCGGCCGGACGCTTACCGTTCAACAACTGATCAAAACGATCTTCGTTCATTTTCCTAGACGAGCACGCTGAACGTTATCTGCGTGCCGTCCCCTGTCGTCGCAGCCCACGTGGTCAGCGAGGTTTGGTAGACGCGAGAGAACGACACAAACGGTGCTTCGCTAGCTAACCAGCGTCCAAATATCTCAAAAACGTGTTCTCCCGGGCCGCCACGCATGCGTTTCAGCCCTGATGAAAAGTTGGTTTCAAAGACCAGATGGATAACCCTCAGATCAGAAGAGTTGTCCAGCTCGAATCTCGTCCTATTCATAGATTGATACCCGTGCCCTTCCTTTTCCTTGGCTAGCGCACTTTGTTGGCAGCGTGTCCCCACGCCTGCCGCTTCTCCGGAGCGCGATGCCTTTAAGACGGATTTTGCGTTGGCGCTTCACGCCGTCGAGCAACGTTAGCGTATCACCATCGGCTACCGCTGTGACTTCGCAAGATAGCGTGCCTGCCCATACAGCATGTGCAAAAAGGAAGTGCAGTGCCAACAGTAGCCCGCCGTTTATGGTGACTTCACCGGGGCGGCGTGGCTTGCACAAGCTGATGACCTTCCGAGTCATTTCATCTACTACAAACGGCTCGCCCGAATGCCCGGGGTAATCCCTGCCTTTTCTAATGCCTGCAACAGTGCCGCCTCCCCAAGGATGTATTCTCCGCGCGTTTTAGGGTGAGTGAACGTATCTGCCAAGCCAGGGCAATGGGGTATTAACTTGCTTACGATTCCTCGGATATACCGTACGTCGGACATAAATCGCCGTAGCCACTGTTCAAAGATTTTGCTGTCTTCAATTACTGCCATGACGCCTCGGTAGGCCTCTTCGCCCTCCTTCTCGACATCAGACTGGTTTGCCACCTTTCTAGGACGTCGCTCGATTTCCACGATGTAAATCGGTCGGCCTCTAGAGGTAATCCGCAGCACCATCAGCCCTCGTGGTCGTGCTGTTTTTACATCGAAATAGACCCAGTTTCGAGTAGTGGTCGGAATCTCCTCTTCGTCAATCGGCTCAAGCGCAATCAGCTTTGGATTTCCATCCGACCGATAGCCATCCGCAAAGGTAAACCACTCGGCGGTTTGTATTAGCTCAGGATGCTTTTTCTTCAGGCTGCTTGTCGCATTCCACATATCTAGTAGTGCGCCATGGGACTCAAGGTGTACAGGAGCGTGAATCGATGCATAGCCAATGCCACTTCCCGATCCGTGGCGTTCGCCTGAAGAATTGGTTGATTCATTACCGCCTTTACGTCGATTTTTAGAAGACGAACTAATCCGTTCGCCATGTCGATCTACGACAGCTCGGGGAATGCCAAGAACTACAAATTTCGGATCCAGAATTTCAACTGCACCTGTTCCATGATTTGGCTCGTCATCGCCTGTTAGATCAACTATATCTGGGGGACGAATTAAGCGCTTTTCTATGGCACCTTCCCAAGCGTTGTCGTTTTCCAGATCTGGGTTGCCCTCGATATTTTTGTTCGTATTTTCCCGGCCGCGCTCGATCAAAATTCCATCGGGATCCGAACCACCGATAACTCGAAGGGCTAGGAAGGATCGCTGATTGTCAAACCATATCCCTTGGCAACGAAGCTCAGCTGGACCCTGAAACCAAGGGGCAACCTTCAGGAAGGATGGCGCCTTGTTTCTTGGAACAAACTGGCTTTCCAGCTGACCATAGATTTCTCGAGCGACGCGCTGCGTGTATGGATCGTATTTCGCGTGTGCTAGGAACACGGTATCGCCGTTATGTAGCCGCTTCCGCAGCTTTACTTTCCACTTCCCGCTTTCCTCCGGTTCTTCTAACGGAGCATAGAAACGTTTGTTAACTTCATCCCACCCATACGTAGCAAGAATCCGGTTCAACTCTTCTGATCTCCCGTAACACCGCGAATAGAATTCTAGGCATGGAACCACTAGCTTTCCGCCATTCTGCAACTTAAATTCGATGTTCCAATTCTTGTCTTTTTGGTGCTTGAGCGGGTAGAGCTCCATCGGGTACGGCGTAGTTCTAGTACTTGGCGAGGCGTAAAAAAAGGAAGTGTGTTGCCAAGCGGCGCCTCTGAAATCTACTTCGAAATCGAATTCCTCAAATTTGGCTGACGTATGGCTCATGTTGTTTGCCCAAATCGTGCCAATTCGGACTTGCCCAAGGGCGGTCAGAGGAACGCGGCGGAGAATTAAATCGTCTGCAACGGAACCTTCAACTATCTGGCGGAAGCCGACCAAGGCTAATGGCTGTGATTTCGCCTGCAAATTCTTAACGACGCCGTTATAGGTCCAAGCGACATATGAGCCTGCAGGTAGTGCAAGGCCGGGGATTCTAGTGACACTTGGCGTCTTCAGAATCTCAAACTGGAACGGAATAGGCATACCACCTCACACGCAAAAACGCCCTGACGGCTTACACCGGCAGGGCGTCAGGGGGTTCAGAACTGCTGTTACAGTCTCAGCAAGTTGGTCGCAGCTATTTCTACAATGTCGCAATAATTTGTATAAGTCACAGCCGCCGCCGACCAGCGCCACTGCCGACGCCGAATGATGGGGATGGCGGAAATTTCTGCGGCCGTACTGCGCCGGGCGGAACTGTCCGGCGAGCGAGAGGACCGCCGCCGACTCCAGCGCCTCGCCGTCGGCGAGCGGCGGCAGCAGCCCGGGCAGGCGCGCCGCCAGCATCGACTTGCCGCTGCCCGGCGGGCCGGACAGCAGCAGCGAATGGCCGCCGCCGGCGGCGATTTCGAGCGCGCGCTTGGCCTGCGCCTGGCCGCGCACGTCGGCCAGGTCGGGGTAGCTGTCGGCGATCGCGGCCGGCGTCGCCGCGGCTGCCGGCAGCGGCGACTCGCCGCGCAGGTGGGCGCAGACGGCGAGCAGGCCGGTCGCGGCGAAGACGCCGGCGGGGCGTGCCAGCGCCGCTTCGGCGGCGCTCGCCGCCGGCAGCACGAAGCTGCGCTCGCCGGCGTCGGCGGCGAGCACCATCGCCAGCGCGCCGCGTACCGGGCGCAGTTCGCCCGACAGCGACAGTTCGCCGGCGAATTCGTGCGCGTCGAGGCGGTCGGCCGGCAGCTGGCCGGAGGCGGCGAGGATGCCGAGCGCGATCGGCAGGTCGAAGCGGCCGGACTCCTTGGGCAGGTCGGCCGGCGCCAGGTTGATCGTGATGCGGCGGGCGGGGAATTCGAAGCCGGAATTGACCAGCGCAGCGCGTACGCGGTCGCGCGCTTCCTTGACTTCGGTGTCGGGCAGGCCGACCAGCGTCACCGACGGCAGGCCGCCGGCGAGGTGCACCTCGACCGCCACCGCCGGCGCGGCGAGGCCGTCGAGACCCCGGCTGCGGACGATGGCCAGCGGCATGCGGCGCTTACTTCTGCGGTGCGGCCTTTTCCAGTTCGGCGACGCGCGCCTCCAGCGCCGTCAGCTTCTCGCGCGTGCGCGCCAGCAGCTGCGTCTGGATCTCGAATTCCTCGCGCGTGACCAGGTCCATCTTCTCGAAGACGCTGGCGAGCAGTGCCTTGACGTTCTTCTCGATGTCCCTGGCCGGGCTGGCGGCGATCAGCGCCGACAGGCGGCTGTTGAGTTCCTCGAAAAGCTTCGGGTCGAGCATCGTGATTTCCCCCGGGCGGGCAGGCGTTCTGGAGCGGCCGAGTTTAGCACAGCGGCTTGTCGTGGCCGGCCCGCACCGTGCTGGCGCACTGGCCGCCGATCGCGCACCGCAAAGGTGCGGATAATCGGGCGGCGATTTGGTGCGCCACGGTAAGTTATTGCTTTTGAATGCAAAAAAAACTGGCACGGCTGATGCTAAGAACGAACGCAAGCTATTTATTCAAGATTCAAGATCAACTACCAAGGAGTCGCTCCATGAAAAAGCTGCTGATTGCATCCGCTCTCGCCACCGCCTTCGCGCTGCCGGCCGCCGCGCAGACCGCCGCGCCGGCGGCCGAGGCCGCCCCGGCCAGCCCGCACACGCTGACCGCCAACATCGGCCTGTTCTCCAGCTACCGCTTCCGCGGCATCGACCAGACCTACGGCAAGCCGGCGCTGCAGGGCGGCTTCGACTACGCGCACGAGAGCGGCTTCTACGCCGGCAACTGGAACTCCAACGTCAGCTCCGGCGCCGGCTTCCCCGACGGCAACCTGGAAATGGACTTCTACGGCGGCTGGAAGAAGACCTGGGGCGACTGGGGCCTCGACCTCGGCGGCATCGTCTACTACTACCCGGGCTCGGAAGGCCGTGGCCTCGGCATCGGCGCCGACAAGGGCGCGGTGACCAACAAGGAACTGTACATCGGCGGTTCGTGGAAGACCGTGTCGCTGAAGTACTACCACTCGGTCGACGACTACTTCTCGCTGCGCGGCTGGGATTCGACCGGCGCCTCGACCGGCAAGAGCACCAAGGGTACGCACTACATCGACCTGTCGGCTTCCTACGACCTGGGCAACGGCTGGGGCGTCAACGGCCACGTCGGCCACCTCTCGGCGAAGCGCATGAGCAACGGCAGCTACACCGACTGGAAGGTCGGCGTGACCAAGGACTTCAGCGGCTGGGTGGTCGGCCTTTCCTACGTCGGCACCAACGCCGACGGCGACTGCTCGGGCGCGACGACCTACCAGCCGTACTGCTTCGCCAAGTCGATCCAGGACGACGACGGCGCGCTCGACCTGTCGAGCAGCAACAAGGACGCCGGCCGCGGCATCGCCGTGCTGTCCGTGTCGCGGACCTTCTGATCCATCTCCGATCCTGACAGAGGACCATCATGAAACTCGTAACCGCAATCATCAAGCCGTTCAAGCTCGACGAGGTGCGCGAGGCCTTGTCCGCCATCGGCGTGCAGGGCATCACCGTCACCGAGGTCAAGGGGTTCGGCCGGCAGAAGGGGCACACCGAGCTCTACCGCGGCGCCGAATACGTCGTCGATTTCCTGCCCAAGGTGAAGATCGAGGCGGCGATCAAGGACGACGTCGTCGACCAGGTGATCGAAGCCATCGAGAAGTCCGCCAGCACCGGCAAGATCGGTGACGGCAAGATCTTCGTCTTCCCGCTTGAACAAGTGATCCGCATCCGCACCGGCGAAACCGGTGAGGACGCCCTCTGAGGAGCGACAACATGAAGCGCATCTTTGCAATGCTGGCTGTGGTCGGTGTCGTCCTCGTCGGCGCTCCGGCCTGGGCCGAGGAGAAGCCGGCGGCGGACGCCAAGCCCGCCGCCGCGGCGGTAGCCGAAGCACCGGCCGCCGCTGCCACCGCCGCTCCCGCGGCCGCCGAAGCCGCCCCGGCCGCGGCGCCCGCCGCCGCGCCGGTGGCGAACAAGGGCGACAACACCTGGGTGATGGTCTGCGCGGCGCTGGTGATCCTGATGTCGATCCCCGGCCTGGCGCTGTTCTACGGCGGCCTCGTCCGCTCGAAGAACATGCTCTCGGTGCTGATGCAGGTCTTCGTCACCTTCTCGCTGATCAGCGTGCTGTGGGCGGTGTACGGCTACTCGGTGGCCTTCACCGAAGGCGGTGCGTTCTTCGGCACGCTCGACAAGCTGTTCCTGAAGGGCATCACCGTCGATTCGGTGGCGGCGACCTTCTCCAAGGGCGTGGTCATCTCCGAGTTCGCCTACGTGATCTTCCAGGGCGCCTTCGCGGCGATCACCTGCGGCCTGATCGTCGGCGCCTTCGCCGAGCGCGTGAAGTTCTCGGCGGTGCTGGTGTTCATGGTCATCTGGTTCACCCTGTCCTACCTGCCGATGGCGCACATGGTCTGGTACTGGGCCGGTCCGGACGCCTACGTCGACGCCGCTGCCGGTGAAGCCGCGGGCAAGACCGCCGGCTTCCTGTTCCAGAAGGGCGCGCTCGACTTCGCCGGTGGCACCGTGGTGCACATCAACGCCGCCGTTGCCGGCCTGGTCGGTGCCTTCCTGATCGGCAAGCGGATCGGCTACGGCCGCGAGTCGATGGCCCCGCACAGCCTGACCTTCACCATGATCGGCGCCTCGCTGCTGTGGTTCGGCTGGTTCGGCTTCAACGCCGGCTCGGCGCTCGAAGCCTCCGGCGGTGCGGCACTGGCGATGGTCAACACCTGGCTGGCGACCGCCTGCGCGGCGCTGTCCTGGATGTTCGCCGAGTGGATGCTGAAGGGCAAGCCGTCGATGCTCGGCGCCGCCTCGGGCGCCGTCGCCGGCCTCGTCGC from Azospira restricta includes these protein-coding regions:
- a CDS encoding YifB family Mg chelatase-like AAA ATPase → MPLAIVRSRGLDGLAAPAVAVEVHLAGGLPSVTLVGLPDTEVKEARDRVRAALVNSGFEFPARRITINLAPADLPKESGRFDLPIALGILAASGQLPADRLDAHEFAGELSLSGELRPVRGALAMVLAADAGERSFVLPAASAAEAALARPAGVFAATGLLAVCAHLRGESPLPAAAATPAAIADSYPDLADVRGQAQAKRALEIAAGGGHSLLLSGPPGSGKSMLAARLPGLLPPLADGEALESAAVLSLAGQFRPAQYGRRNFRHPHHSASAVALVGGGCDLYKLLRHCRNSCDQLAETVTAVLNPLTPCRCKPSGRFCV
- a CDS encoding accessory factor UbiK family protein, yielding MLDPKLFEELNSRLSALIAASPARDIEKNVKALLASVFEKMDLVTREEFEIQTQLLARTREKLTALEARVAELEKAAPQK
- a CDS encoding TorF family putative porin; translation: MKKLLIASALATAFALPAAAQTAAPAAEAAPASPHTLTANIGLFSSYRFRGIDQTYGKPALQGGFDYAHESGFYAGNWNSNVSSGAGFPDGNLEMDFYGGWKKTWGDWGLDLGGIVYYYPGSEGRGLGIGADKGAVTNKELYIGGSWKTVSLKYYHSVDDYFSLRGWDSTGASTGKSTKGTHYIDLSASYDLGNGWGVNGHVGHLSAKRMSNGSYTDWKVGVTKDFSGWVVGLSYVGTNADGDCSGATTYQPYCFAKSIQDDDGALDLSSSNKDAGRGIAVLSVSRTF
- the glnK gene encoding P-II family nitrogen regulator; this encodes MKLVTAIIKPFKLDEVREALSAIGVQGITVTEVKGFGRQKGHTELYRGAEYVVDFLPKVKIEAAIKDDVVDQVIEAIEKSASTGKIGDGKIFVFPLEQVIRIRTGETGEDAL
- a CDS encoding ammonium transporter, which produces MKRIFAMLAVVGVVLVGAPAWAEEKPAADAKPAAAAVAEAPAAAATAAPAAAEAAPAAAPAAAPVANKGDNTWVMVCAALVILMSIPGLALFYGGLVRSKNMLSVLMQVFVTFSLISVLWAVYGYSVAFTEGGAFFGTLDKLFLKGITVDSVAATFSKGVVISEFAYVIFQGAFAAITCGLIVGAFAERVKFSAVLVFMVIWFTLSYLPMAHMVWYWAGPDAYVDAAAGEAAGKTAGFLFQKGALDFAGGTVVHINAAVAGLVGAFLIGKRIGYGRESMAPHSLTFTMIGASLLWFGWFGFNAGSALEASGGAALAMVNTWLATACAALSWMFAEWMLKGKPSMLGAASGAVAGLVAITPAAGFVGIVGAIVIGLLAGVICLWGVNGLKRMLGMDDSLDVFGVHGVGGILGAVLTGVFTAPSLGGTGVYDYVANKVGDYDMTAQVISQLWGVGTVVVWSAVVSLVAFKLVDIVIGLRVPEEEEREGLDITAHGESAYHH